A genomic region of Ochotona princeps isolate mOchPri1 chromosome 17, mOchPri1.hap1, whole genome shotgun sequence contains the following coding sequences:
- the ARHGAP27 gene encoding rho GTPase-activating protein 27 isoform X2, with protein MVDVIAKLTRRQSRTLRAQADSPEPVYVNVERQPQANSPGAPVAACPSQVWETHRDAGTGRPYYYNPDTGVTTWESPFEAAEGAASPAASRASASSRESLDTEWDQYWDEESRRVFFHNPLTGETVWEDEPEDEPEDEPEMQPCLSPGSPRNQRPPTPETDYPELLAGYPEEDYSPVGSYDEPCPLSSLTTPPGWSCHINQDKQTLYTNHFTQEQWVRLEDQHGKPYFYNPDDCSVRWELPQVPVPTPRNTTSSQNSDTPAQSSPPEEKIKTLDKAGVLHRTKTVDKGKRLRKKHWSVSWTVLEGGVLTFFKDSKTSATGGLRQAGKLSTPEYTVELKGASLSWAPKDKSSKKNVLELRSRDGSEYLIQHDSEAIINTWHKAITQGIQELSTDLAPEEGSRSSSADFGSNERLGSWQDREEDTRSGAAAASVLSPGTLESDLSKVRHRLRKFLQRRPTLQSLRDKGYIRDQVFGCPLAVLCERERSPVPRFVQQCIRAVEARGLDIDGLYRISGNLATIQKLRYKVDHDERLDLEDGRWEDVHVLTGALKLFFRELPEPLFPFSHFPQFIAAIKLQDQAQRSRCVRDLVRSLPAPNHDTLRLLFQHLCRVIQHGEQNRMSVQSVAIVFGPTLLRPETEETSMPMTMVFQNQVVELILQQCADIFPPH; from the exons GCAGACTCTCCTGAGCCAGTGTACGTCAATGTGGAGAGGCAGCCTCAGGCCAATTCTCCGGGCGCCCCTGTGGCTGCTTGCCCCAGCCAGGTGTGGGAGACACACAGGGACGCAGGCACTGGGCGCCCTTACTACTACAACCCAGACACGGGTGTGACCACCTGGGAGTCGCCCTTCGAGGCTGCCGAGGGTGCAGCCAGTCCGGCCGCATCCCGGGCCTCTGCAAGCAGCCGCGAGAGCCTGGACACTGAGTGGGACCAGTACTGGGATGAGGAGAGCCGCCGAGTGTTCTTCCACAACCCACTGACAGGCGAGACGGTCTGGGAGGACGAGCCTGAGGACGAGCCGGAGGACGAGCCCGAGATGCAGCCCTGCCTgagccctggcagccccaggaaCCAGAGG CCCCCAACCCCTGAGACCGATTACCCCGAGTTACTGGCGGGTTACCCTGAGGAAGACTACTCGCCTGTGGGTTCCTATGATGAGCCCTGTCCCCTCTCTTCCTTGACCACACCTCCGGGCTGGTCTTGTCATATCAACCAGGACAAGCAGACGCTCTACACCAACCACTTCACCCAAGAGCAG TGGGTGAGGCTGGAGGACCAGCATGGAAAGCCCTACTTCTACAACCCAGACGACTGCTCTGTTCGGTGGGAGCTGCCCCAG gtGCCTGTCCCCACCCCTCGGAACACCACATCTAGCCAGAACAGTGACACCCCGGCCCAGTCCAGCCCCCCGGAGGAGAAA ATCAAGACCCTGGACAAGGCGGGCGTCCTGCACCGCACCAAGACAGTAGACAAGGGGAAGCGGCTCCG gaAGAAGCACTGGAGTGTCTCCTGGACGGTGCTGGAGGGTGGCGTCCTGACGTTCTTCAAGGACTCCAAGACCTCGGCCACAGGAGGCCTG AGGCAGGCTGGCAAGCTTTCCACCCCTGAATACACAGTGGAGCTGAAGGGGGCCTCTCTCTCCTGGGCccccaaagacaagtccagcaaGAAGAATGTGCTAGAG CTGCGGAGCCGTGATGGCTCAGAATACCTGATCCAGCATGACTCGGAAGCCATCATCAATACCTGGCACAAGGCCATCACCCAGGGCATCCAGGAGCTG TCCACAGACTTGGCCCCAGAGGAGGGAAGCCGCAGCAGCAGCGCTGACTTTGGGTCAAATGAGCGCCTGGGGAGCTGgcaggacagagaggaggacacgCGGTCTGGTGCAG CAGCTGCGTCTGTCCTGAGCCCGGGAACCCTGGAGAGTGACTTGAGCAAGGTCCGGCACAGACTGCGCAAGTTCCTACAGAGGCGACCCACGCTGCAGTCGCTGCGGGACAAGGGTTACATCCGCG ACCAGGTGTTTGGCTGCCCGCTGGCCGTGTTGTGCGAGCGCGAGAGGAGCCCGGTGCCACGCTTCGTGCAGCAGTGCATCCGTGCCGTGGAGGCCCGGG gcctggaCATCGACGGGCTGTACCGCATCAGCGGAAACCTGGCCACCATCCAGAAGCTGCGCTACAAGGTGGACCACG ATGAACGCCTGGACCTGGAGGATGGGCGCTGGGAGGACGTCCACGTCCTCACAGGCGCCCTGAAGCTCTTCTTCCGGGAGCTGCCCGAACCCCTCTTCCCCTTCTCGCACTTCCCGCAGTTCATCGCAGCCATTA AGCTGCAGGACCAGGCCCAGCGCAGTCGCTGTGTGCGTGACCTGGTGCGCTCCCTGCCTGCTCCCAATCATGACACGCTGCGGCTGCTGTTCCAGCACCTGTGCCG GGTGATACAGCACGGCGAACAGAACCGCATGTCGGTGCAGAGCGTGGCCATCGTCTTCGGGCCCACGCTCCTGCGGCCAGAGACAGAGGAGACCAGCATGCCCATGACCATGGTGTTCCAGAACCAGGTGGTGGAGCTCATCCTGCAGCAGTGCGCGGACATCTTCCCACCGCACTGA
- the ARHGAP27 gene encoding rho GTPase-activating protein 27 isoform X1, which produces MVDVIAKLTRRQSRTLRAQADSPEPVYVNVERQPQANSPGAPVAACPSQVWETHRDAGTGRPYYYNPDTGVTTWESPFEAAEGAASPAASRASASSRESLDTEWDQYWDEESRRVFFHNPLTGETVWEDEPEDEPEDEPEMQPCLSPGSPRNQRPPTPETDYPELLAGYPEEDYSPVGSYDEPCPLSSLTTPPGWSCHINQDKQTLYTNHFTQEQWVRLEDQHGKPYFYNPDDCSVRWELPQVPVPTPRNTTSSQNSDTPAQSSPPEEKIKTLDKAGVLHRTKTVDKGKRLRKKHWSVSWTVLEGGVLTFFKDSKTSATGGLRQAGKLSTPEYTVELKGASLSWAPKDKSSKKNVLELRSRDGSEYLIQHDSEAIINTWHKAITQGIQELSTDLAPEEGSRSSSADFGSNERLGSWQDREEDTRSGAAAAASVLSPGTLESDLSKVRHRLRKFLQRRPTLQSLRDKGYIRDQVFGCPLAVLCERERSPVPRFVQQCIRAVEARGLDIDGLYRISGNLATIQKLRYKVDHDERLDLEDGRWEDVHVLTGALKLFFRELPEPLFPFSHFPQFIAAIKLQDQAQRSRCVRDLVRSLPAPNHDTLRLLFQHLCRVIQHGEQNRMSVQSVAIVFGPTLLRPETEETSMPMTMVFQNQVVELILQQCADIFPPH; this is translated from the exons GCAGACTCTCCTGAGCCAGTGTACGTCAATGTGGAGAGGCAGCCTCAGGCCAATTCTCCGGGCGCCCCTGTGGCTGCTTGCCCCAGCCAGGTGTGGGAGACACACAGGGACGCAGGCACTGGGCGCCCTTACTACTACAACCCAGACACGGGTGTGACCACCTGGGAGTCGCCCTTCGAGGCTGCCGAGGGTGCAGCCAGTCCGGCCGCATCCCGGGCCTCTGCAAGCAGCCGCGAGAGCCTGGACACTGAGTGGGACCAGTACTGGGATGAGGAGAGCCGCCGAGTGTTCTTCCACAACCCACTGACAGGCGAGACGGTCTGGGAGGACGAGCCTGAGGACGAGCCGGAGGACGAGCCCGAGATGCAGCCCTGCCTgagccctggcagccccaggaaCCAGAGG CCCCCAACCCCTGAGACCGATTACCCCGAGTTACTGGCGGGTTACCCTGAGGAAGACTACTCGCCTGTGGGTTCCTATGATGAGCCCTGTCCCCTCTCTTCCTTGACCACACCTCCGGGCTGGTCTTGTCATATCAACCAGGACAAGCAGACGCTCTACACCAACCACTTCACCCAAGAGCAG TGGGTGAGGCTGGAGGACCAGCATGGAAAGCCCTACTTCTACAACCCAGACGACTGCTCTGTTCGGTGGGAGCTGCCCCAG gtGCCTGTCCCCACCCCTCGGAACACCACATCTAGCCAGAACAGTGACACCCCGGCCCAGTCCAGCCCCCCGGAGGAGAAA ATCAAGACCCTGGACAAGGCGGGCGTCCTGCACCGCACCAAGACAGTAGACAAGGGGAAGCGGCTCCG gaAGAAGCACTGGAGTGTCTCCTGGACGGTGCTGGAGGGTGGCGTCCTGACGTTCTTCAAGGACTCCAAGACCTCGGCCACAGGAGGCCTG AGGCAGGCTGGCAAGCTTTCCACCCCTGAATACACAGTGGAGCTGAAGGGGGCCTCTCTCTCCTGGGCccccaaagacaagtccagcaaGAAGAATGTGCTAGAG CTGCGGAGCCGTGATGGCTCAGAATACCTGATCCAGCATGACTCGGAAGCCATCATCAATACCTGGCACAAGGCCATCACCCAGGGCATCCAGGAGCTG TCCACAGACTTGGCCCCAGAGGAGGGAAGCCGCAGCAGCAGCGCTGACTTTGGGTCAAATGAGCGCCTGGGGAGCTGgcaggacagagaggaggacacgCGGTCTGGTGCAG CAGCAGCTGCGTCTGTCCTGAGCCCGGGAACCCTGGAGAGTGACTTGAGCAAGGTCCGGCACAGACTGCGCAAGTTCCTACAGAGGCGACCCACGCTGCAGTCGCTGCGGGACAAGGGTTACATCCGCG ACCAGGTGTTTGGCTGCCCGCTGGCCGTGTTGTGCGAGCGCGAGAGGAGCCCGGTGCCACGCTTCGTGCAGCAGTGCATCCGTGCCGTGGAGGCCCGGG gcctggaCATCGACGGGCTGTACCGCATCAGCGGAAACCTGGCCACCATCCAGAAGCTGCGCTACAAGGTGGACCACG ATGAACGCCTGGACCTGGAGGATGGGCGCTGGGAGGACGTCCACGTCCTCACAGGCGCCCTGAAGCTCTTCTTCCGGGAGCTGCCCGAACCCCTCTTCCCCTTCTCGCACTTCCCGCAGTTCATCGCAGCCATTA AGCTGCAGGACCAGGCCCAGCGCAGTCGCTGTGTGCGTGACCTGGTGCGCTCCCTGCCTGCTCCCAATCATGACACGCTGCGGCTGCTGTTCCAGCACCTGTGCCG GGTGATACAGCACGGCGAACAGAACCGCATGTCGGTGCAGAGCGTGGCCATCGTCTTCGGGCCCACGCTCCTGCGGCCAGAGACAGAGGAGACCAGCATGCCCATGACCATGGTGTTCCAGAACCAGGTGGTGGAGCTCATCCTGCAGCAGTGCGCGGACATCTTCCCACCGCACTGA
- the ARHGAP27 gene encoding rho GTPase-activating protein 27 isoform X3: protein MQPCLSPGSPRNQRPPTPETDYPELLAGYPEEDYSPVGSYDEPCPLSSLTTPPGWSCHINQDKQTLYTNHFTQEQWVRLEDQHGKPYFYNPDDCSVRWELPQVPVPTPRNTTSSQNSDTPAQSSPPEEKIKTLDKAGVLHRTKTVDKGKRLRKKHWSVSWTVLEGGVLTFFKDSKTSATGGLRQAGKLSTPEYTVELKGASLSWAPKDKSSKKNVLELRSRDGSEYLIQHDSEAIINTWHKAITQGIQELSTDLAPEEGSRSSSADFGSNERLGSWQDREEDTRSGAAAAASVLSPGTLESDLSKVRHRLRKFLQRRPTLQSLRDKGYIRDQVFGCPLAVLCERERSPVPRFVQQCIRAVEARGLDIDGLYRISGNLATIQKLRYKVDHDERLDLEDGRWEDVHVLTGALKLFFRELPEPLFPFSHFPQFIAAIKLQDQAQRSRCVRDLVRSLPAPNHDTLRLLFQHLCRVIQHGEQNRMSVQSVAIVFGPTLLRPETEETSMPMTMVFQNQVVELILQQCADIFPPH, encoded by the exons ATGCAGCCCTGCCTgagccctggcagccccaggaaCCAGAGG CCCCCAACCCCTGAGACCGATTACCCCGAGTTACTGGCGGGTTACCCTGAGGAAGACTACTCGCCTGTGGGTTCCTATGATGAGCCCTGTCCCCTCTCTTCCTTGACCACACCTCCGGGCTGGTCTTGTCATATCAACCAGGACAAGCAGACGCTCTACACCAACCACTTCACCCAAGAGCAG TGGGTGAGGCTGGAGGACCAGCATGGAAAGCCCTACTTCTACAACCCAGACGACTGCTCTGTTCGGTGGGAGCTGCCCCAG gtGCCTGTCCCCACCCCTCGGAACACCACATCTAGCCAGAACAGTGACACCCCGGCCCAGTCCAGCCCCCCGGAGGAGAAA ATCAAGACCCTGGACAAGGCGGGCGTCCTGCACCGCACCAAGACAGTAGACAAGGGGAAGCGGCTCCG gaAGAAGCACTGGAGTGTCTCCTGGACGGTGCTGGAGGGTGGCGTCCTGACGTTCTTCAAGGACTCCAAGACCTCGGCCACAGGAGGCCTG AGGCAGGCTGGCAAGCTTTCCACCCCTGAATACACAGTGGAGCTGAAGGGGGCCTCTCTCTCCTGGGCccccaaagacaagtccagcaaGAAGAATGTGCTAGAG CTGCGGAGCCGTGATGGCTCAGAATACCTGATCCAGCATGACTCGGAAGCCATCATCAATACCTGGCACAAGGCCATCACCCAGGGCATCCAGGAGCTG TCCACAGACTTGGCCCCAGAGGAGGGAAGCCGCAGCAGCAGCGCTGACTTTGGGTCAAATGAGCGCCTGGGGAGCTGgcaggacagagaggaggacacgCGGTCTGGTGCAG CAGCAGCTGCGTCTGTCCTGAGCCCGGGAACCCTGGAGAGTGACTTGAGCAAGGTCCGGCACAGACTGCGCAAGTTCCTACAGAGGCGACCCACGCTGCAGTCGCTGCGGGACAAGGGTTACATCCGCG ACCAGGTGTTTGGCTGCCCGCTGGCCGTGTTGTGCGAGCGCGAGAGGAGCCCGGTGCCACGCTTCGTGCAGCAGTGCATCCGTGCCGTGGAGGCCCGGG gcctggaCATCGACGGGCTGTACCGCATCAGCGGAAACCTGGCCACCATCCAGAAGCTGCGCTACAAGGTGGACCACG ATGAACGCCTGGACCTGGAGGATGGGCGCTGGGAGGACGTCCACGTCCTCACAGGCGCCCTGAAGCTCTTCTTCCGGGAGCTGCCCGAACCCCTCTTCCCCTTCTCGCACTTCCCGCAGTTCATCGCAGCCATTA AGCTGCAGGACCAGGCCCAGCGCAGTCGCTGTGTGCGTGACCTGGTGCGCTCCCTGCCTGCTCCCAATCATGACACGCTGCGGCTGCTGTTCCAGCACCTGTGCCG GGTGATACAGCACGGCGAACAGAACCGCATGTCGGTGCAGAGCGTGGCCATCGTCTTCGGGCCCACGCTCCTGCGGCCAGAGACAGAGGAGACCAGCATGCCCATGACCATGGTGTTCCAGAACCAGGTGGTGGAGCTCATCCTGCAGCAGTGCGCGGACATCTTCCCACCGCACTGA